The stretch of DNA AAGCACTTGGTCATAGTCATATTGAAGGTCCAATCTGGATTATGATTGCAGCAACGGTTGTTTCCTTAGCAGGTATCTACCTTGCTTACATGATTTACTACAAGCGTTCGGTCGCACGTAACTGGCTTTCAGGCAGCGGCGATAGTTTGCACAGCATTTTACTGAACAAATATTACATTGACGAATTTTATCAAATGTCAGTAGTGGCCGTCACAAAAGGAATTAGCTATTTCTTACGCTTCATTGATGTCTTCCTAGTGGAAGGAATCATGAAGGGGGTAGCCGGGATTGTTCAAGGACTTGGAGCAGCAGGTTCAAAGCTGCAAACGGGTCAAACACAAACCTATGTTACCGTAGCATTCGTTGGCATGGCACTGCTTGCTGTCATCTTTGTGCTAACAGGGGGGTACTTATAAATGGATCTTTCATTCGTTCTATCAATATTAGTATTCTCCCCGTTACTCGGAATGATCGTTTTAGCCTTCATGCCTAAAACAGAAGAAAAAACAATCAAAATCGTCGGCTTCTTAGCGACACTGCCATCATTAATCACAGCTGTCGGTCTTTATCTCCATTATCTATGGGGCAAGGATTTGAGCGACTTTGACGTGGCCAAGGAATGGATTACATTCGGCGGCCTGCAGGGTACAGAAGCTGGTTTCTGGGCAGTAAACTATGAACTTGGCGTCAGTGGTTTAACCATGCTACTAGTGGTTCTAACAGCTGTAGTTGCAACACTAGCAGCGATCGCCTCCATTTATATTAAAAAAGAATGGAAAGGCTATTTCATGCTGTTCCTGCTGTTAGAAATCGGTATGCTTGGCGTATTTACTGCTGAAAACTTAATTCTATTTTTCTTATTCTTTGAAATTACCTTAATCCCGACCTTCTTCTTAATCGGAAAATGGGGTTATTTTGAAAAAGAAAAAGCAGCTTACAGCTTCTTAATCTATAACGGATTAGGCTCAGCGGTCCTGTTAATCGTGATTATGATTCTGTTTTCTAAAACAGGAACGACCAATATTGACATGTTGACTAAAAACCTGGCTGATCCTAATCTTCCAATGACAAGTGATTTGAAACTAGGTTTATTGATTGCGCTCTTAGTCGCTTTTGGCGTGAAGTTGCCAATCTTCCCGTTACACAGCTGGATGCTTCGCGTCCATGTGCAAGCACCGCCATCAATTGTTATGATTCACTCTGGTATTCTATTGAAAATCGGTGCGTACGGGTTAATTCGTTTTGGAATGGGAATTTTTCCGGAGCAGTTTGAAACGTTAGCGGTAGTGCTAGCCATCCTAGGAGTCGTAAACCTTCTCTACGGAGCGTTCTTAGCATTCATTCAAACAGACTTTAAAATGGTTTTGGCTTACTCTTCGATTTCCCACATGGGAATCGTGTTAATTGGGTTAGCGGCGATGAATGAGGCTGGCGTGCAAGGCGCGATTTTCCAAGTGGTATCGCACGGTTTAATCTCAGCGCTATTGTTCTTCCTAGTGGGTGCTTTCTATGAGCGCACAGACACCTCACTGTTGGAGAACCTTGGCGGAATGGCAAAGGGAATGCCGATTGCTTCTGGCTTTTTGCTTGCAGGTGCATTGGCGTCACTTGGTCTGCCAGGAATGTCCGGATTCGTCAGTGAATTCATGGCGTTCTTAGGACTATTTGAAGAGATGCCGTGGATTGCCGCAGTCGGCTGTATTGGTATTATCATGACCGCCGTTTATTTATTACGTGCCGTCCTCGGTATAACGTACGGCCAAGCACACCGTGAATTTACTGGAGTCCTCGATTTGAAGGGCGTCGAATTTGTTCCGGTTGTAGTGCTTATTGCTTTAATCGTTTTAATCGGAGTAGTACCAAGCGTTCTAGGCTCACCGCTTCAAGCCACACTTGAAACGATTATGCTAGGGTTAGGAGGGTGATGAAGGATGAGTCTTGAAGAATTAACATCATTTAATTGGAGCATCATGACACCAGAGTTCATCATCGTTGGTGTAGCAGCGCTTATCACAGTAATAGATTTATTTATGCCGAAAAAACAAGATCGCCGAATCCTCGGATGGATCGGAATTGCAGCGATTTTCGCCGCGATGGTTTCCCTAGTGGGACTACTGGGTGCAGCGCCTGATTCCATTTTAGAGGATACCTTCCGTCTTGATTCTTTTGGAAAAGCATTCAAACTCCTTCTGCTTGCAGGTGCAGCGCTAGTCCTATTTTTAGCTGTCTCCTATAAGGCTGACGAGGGAATGGAAGAATACCGCGGTGAATTTTATTATTTATTCCTAACCGGTTTACTCGGCGGAATGATTATGACTTCGAGCGGTGACTTAATCACATTATTTATCGGTCTAGAGTTGTTATCGATTTCTTCTTATATTTTAGCGGGTATTCGCAAAACCAACTTGCAGTCAAATGAATCTGCGATGAAATATGTCATCAACGGTTCGATTGCCACTGCGATTACATTGTTCGGTATGAGCTATGTGTACGGCTTAACGGGGTCAACGAACCTGATAGCGATCGCGCGTACGCTGCAAGCCTTAGCTGATGCACAGCATGCTTATTTGCTCGGGCTGGCATTCATCATGATTTTTGTAGGATTGGGCTTCAAATTGGCGGCTGCTCCGTTCCATATGTGGGCACCAGACGTTTATCAAGGAGCACCAACACCGGTTACGGCTTTCTTGAGTGTAGTATCGAAAACAGCCGGCTTTGTGATTGTTGCCCGAATTATGATTTCAATCTTTGGTGTGGCGGCTTCAGAAGGTCCAGGTTCGCTTCCAATCTTGTATAAAATGCAAGATTACATCGCTGTTATTGCCGCAGCTACGATGATTGTCGGAAACGTTGTAGCATTGAGACAAAGCAATATTAAGAGGATGTTTGCATACTCCAGTATCGCACACGCCGGTTACATCCTGGTGGCGTTCACATCACTGAGTTCAAACTTCTTCTATACAGTTTGGTTTTATTTATTAGCATACTTGTTCATGAACCTTGGAGCGTTTGCAATTATTCAATTGGTGGAGGCAAAAACAGGTTCAACGAAGATTGCTGATTTTGCAGGCTTGTATCGCCGTTCACCTTTGTTAGCCGTCGCGATGGGAATCTTGTTAGTCGCATTAGCCGGCTTCCCAGGAACAGCAGGCTTCATCGGGAAGTTGAACATCTTTATCGGTGCCTTCATGGTACAGGAACCGCATTATGTACTGGCTTCCGTCATGATCGCGACAACAGTGGTATCGTATTTCTACTACTTCGGAATCATGACACAAATGTTCTTCCGCCCAGCAGCGGACGACAGCAAGTTTTCAAAAATTCCA from Neobacillus sp. CF12 encodes:
- the nuoN gene encoding NADH-quinone oxidoreductase subunit NuoN; the protein is MSLEELTSFNWSIMTPEFIIVGVAALITVIDLFMPKKQDRRILGWIGIAAIFAAMVSLVGLLGAAPDSILEDTFRLDSFGKAFKLLLLAGAALVLFLAVSYKADEGMEEYRGEFYYLFLTGLLGGMIMTSSGDLITLFIGLELLSISSYILAGIRKTNLQSNESAMKYVINGSIATAITLFGMSYVYGLTGSTNLIAIARTLQALADAQHAYLLGLAFIMIFVGLGFKLAAAPFHMWAPDVYQGAPTPVTAFLSVVSKTAGFVIVARIMISIFGVAASEGPGSLPILYKMQDYIAVIAAATMIVGNVVALRQSNIKRMFAYSSIAHAGYILVAFTSLSSNFFYTVWFYLLAYLFMNLGAFAIIQLVEAKTGSTKIADFAGLYRRSPLLAVAMGILLVALAGFPGTAGFIGKLNIFIGAFMVQEPHYVLASVMIATTVVSYFYYFGIMTQMFFRPAADDSKFSKIPVGIVVVLIVTVAASVLFGVFPDIAIDFVNENFNHFSDFLQ
- a CDS encoding NADH-quinone oxidoreductase subunit M; protein product: MDLSFVLSILVFSPLLGMIVLAFMPKTEEKTIKIVGFLATLPSLITAVGLYLHYLWGKDLSDFDVAKEWITFGGLQGTEAGFWAVNYELGVSGLTMLLVVLTAVVATLAAIASIYIKKEWKGYFMLFLLLEIGMLGVFTAENLILFFLFFEITLIPTFFLIGKWGYFEKEKAAYSFLIYNGLGSAVLLIVIMILFSKTGTTNIDMLTKNLADPNLPMTSDLKLGLLIALLVAFGVKLPIFPLHSWMLRVHVQAPPSIVMIHSGILLKIGAYGLIRFGMGIFPEQFETLAVVLAILGVVNLLYGAFLAFIQTDFKMVLAYSSISHMGIVLIGLAAMNEAGVQGAIFQVVSHGLISALLFFLVGAFYERTDTSLLENLGGMAKGMPIASGFLLAGALASLGLPGMSGFVSEFMAFLGLFEEMPWIAAVGCIGIIMTAVYLLRAVLGITYGQAHREFTGVLDLKGVEFVPVVVLIALIVLIGVVPSVLGSPLQATLETIMLGLGG